The Ranitomeya variabilis isolate aRanVar5 chromosome 7, aRanVar5.hap1, whole genome shotgun sequence genome includes a window with the following:
- the LOC143785166 gene encoding nuclear factor 7, brain-like isoform X1: MASTAHTDVSELEKKDVLAGDEADNPEEPMEEEDDDNEEAGDGDDGDVEEDVIVQIGATYSCKRQDGSYHDAEVVKTRMNKQAGREEFFVHYIGLNRRQNEWVEKTRLVIPKPVKEGQAANSAEPEVTEDGKASLKRKNEDGAPDAKKVKVDTENDSSVNSVMASEAFAEELTCLLCSELFKYPVMVECGHNFCRNCIDKAWDGQESFTCPDCKEVITDKRYTTNRALANLVKKTVGTSSSSLTPAKPKLAENCPEHDERLKLYCKDDGTLSCVICRDSLKHASHNFLPILDAVGVYRTELSAIVAPLEEAQKVTEQLTDEQKEKVEQHKSNVSESRLHIVSEFEKMRAFFKEQEEKLLENLKEQGDNLLKEMEANVMKMQENQDNIRQTITMANERADDTDSISFLTGIKSFIEKCQEQQKDVMVAGNTLLSKDLCHGTFKGPIQYAAWKLMKFSIVPCVQSASPQGTTSGDPVSSIPMGHSDESLTPLIRSSVTSATWQVHGIFRPAVYILGHSYVYRAAKRAELCPGGKNLGFQGLEINWRGFGGLQWQRVIPEIVKIAKVANGPVILVLHAGGNDLVVRKGNELRTLMTTDIERFKSLLPQMILVWSEIVSRDVWIGALDPTAIERSRRKVNAWMAKFVREQGGIVVRHHQLEGDNSALLNPDGIHLTDAGLDIFLSNLQFGVEQALTLMGEGLSPV, from the exons atgacGCAGAGGTGGTGAAGACCCGGATGAATAAGCAGGCGGGCCGCGAGGAGTTCTTCGTCCATTACATTGGCT TGAACCGTCGCCAAAACGAATGGGTGGAAAAAACCCGACTGGTGATTCCTAAACCAGTGAAAGAGGGGCAGGCGGCTAACAGCGCTGAGCCAGAAGTGACCGAAGACGGAAAAGCCTCCCTGAAACGGAAAAACGAGGACGGCGCACCTGACGCAAAG AAAGTAAAAGTTGACACTGAAAATGATTCCTCAGTCAATTCGGTGATGGCGTCCGAGGCCTTTGCTGAAGAACTGACCTGCCTCCTGTGCAGCGAGCTCTTTAAGTATCCCGTCATGGTGGAGTGCGGCCATAACTTCTGCAGGAACTGCATTGACAAGGCCTGGGACGggcaggaatccttcacctgcccgGACTGTAAGGAAGTCATCACTGACAAGAGGTACACCACCAACCGAGCCCTGGCCAACCTGGTGAAGAAGACAGTGGGGACCAGCTCCTCCAGCCTGACCCCTGCGAAGCCCAAACTGGCCGAGAACTGCCCTGAGCACGACGAGCGGCTGAAGCTGTACTGCAAGGACGACGGCACACTGAGCTGCGTCATCTGCCGTGACTCGCTCAAACACGCCAGTCACAACTTCCTGCCCATCCTGGATGCCGTCGGGGTGTACCGG ACAGAGCTGTCGGCCATCGTGGCCCCATTAGAAGAAGCTCAGAAGGTGACGGAGCAGCTGACTGACGAGCAGAAGGAGAAGGTGGAGCAGCACAAG AGCAACGTCTCCGAGTCCCGGCTCCACATTGTGTCAGAGTTCGAGAAGATGCGCGCGTTCTTTAAGGAACAAGAGGAGAAGCTTCTGGAAAACCTGAAGGAACAAGGCGACAACCTGCTGAAGGAGATGGAGGCCAACGTGATGAAGATGCAGGAGAACCAGGACAACATTAGGCAGACCATCACCATGGCCAACGAGCGAGCTGACGACACAGACTCCATCTCATTCCTCACG ggcATCAAATCGTTCATTGAGAA GTGCCAGGAGCAGCAGAAGGATGTGATGGTGGCTGGGAACACgcttctctccaaggatctgtgTCATGGGACTTTCAAGGGGCCCATCCAGTACGCCGCATGGAAGCTGATGAAATTCTCCATAGTGCCGT GCGTTCAGAGTGCTTCTCCCCAGGGCACAACCAGCGGGGATCCAGTGtcctccatccctatgggacacaGTGACGAATCACTAACGCCACTAATACGCTCCTCCGTTACATCGGCTACCTGGCAGGTCCATG GCATATTTAGGCCAGCTGTCTATATTTTGGGACATTCATATGTCTACCGAGCGGCTAAGAGGGCCGAGCTTTGCCCGGGAGGAAAAAATCTAGGCTTCCAGGGGCTGGAGATCAACTGGAGAGGCTTCGGAGGGCTCCAGTGGCAACGGGTTATCCCAGAAATAGTCAAGATCGCTAAGGTGGCCAATGGGCCGGTGATATTAGTGTTACACGCTGGTGGCAATGATTTGGTTGTACGAAAAGGCAATGAGCTCCGTACGTTGATGACAACAGACATAGAGCGTTTCAAATCTCTTCTACCACAGATGATATTGGTGTGGTCGGAAATCGTGTCACGAGACGTTTGGATCGGAGCACTTGACCCAACAGCCATAGAGCGATCAAGAAGAAAGGTTAATGCGTGGATGGCGAAATTTGTAAGGGAACAAGGCGGCATTGTGGTCCGCCACCATCAGCTGGAAGGAGATAATTCTGCACTATTAAATCCGGATGGAATTCACCTGACGGACGCTGGTCTTGACATATTTTTGTCCAACTTGCAGTTCGGAGTCGAGCAGGCCCTAACGCTGATGGGTGAGGGTCTgagtcctgtgtag
- the LOC143785166 gene encoding nuclear factor 7, brain-like isoform X3: protein MNKQAGREEFFVHYIGLNRRQNEWVEKTRLVIPKPVKEGQAANSAEPEVTEDGKASLKRKNEDGAPDAKKVKVDTENDSSVNSVMASEAFAEELTCLLCSELFKYPVMVECGHNFCRNCIDKAWDGQESFTCPDCKEVITDKRYTTNRALANLVKKTVGTSSSSLTPAKPKLAENCPEHDERLKLYCKDDGTLSCVICRDSLKHASHNFLPILDAVGVYRTELSAIVAPLEEAQKVTEQLTDEQKEKVEQHKSNVSESRLHIVSEFEKMRAFFKEQEEKLLENLKEQGDNLLKEMEANVMKMQENQDNIRQTITMANERADDTDSISFLTGIKSFIEKCQEQQKDVMVAGNTLLSKDLCHGTFKGPIQYAAWKLMKFSIVPCVQSASPQGTTSGDPVSSIPMGHSDESLTPLIRSSVTSATWQVHGIFRPAVYILGHSYVYRAAKRAELCPGGKNLGFQGLEINWRGFGGLQWQRVIPEIVKIAKVANGPVILVLHAGGNDLVVRKGNELRTLMTTDIERFKSLLPQMILVWSEIVSRDVWIGALDPTAIERSRRKVNAWMAKFVREQGGIVVRHHQLEGDNSALLNPDGIHLTDAGLDIFLSNLQFGVEQALTLMGEGLSPV, encoded by the exons ATGAATAAGCAGGCGGGCCGCGAGGAGTTCTTCGTCCATTACATTGGCT TGAACCGTCGCCAAAACGAATGGGTGGAAAAAACCCGACTGGTGATTCCTAAACCAGTGAAAGAGGGGCAGGCGGCTAACAGCGCTGAGCCAGAAGTGACCGAAGACGGAAAAGCCTCCCTGAAACGGAAAAACGAGGACGGCGCACCTGACGCAAAG AAAGTAAAAGTTGACACTGAAAATGATTCCTCAGTCAATTCGGTGATGGCGTCCGAGGCCTTTGCTGAAGAACTGACCTGCCTCCTGTGCAGCGAGCTCTTTAAGTATCCCGTCATGGTGGAGTGCGGCCATAACTTCTGCAGGAACTGCATTGACAAGGCCTGGGACGggcaggaatccttcacctgcccgGACTGTAAGGAAGTCATCACTGACAAGAGGTACACCACCAACCGAGCCCTGGCCAACCTGGTGAAGAAGACAGTGGGGACCAGCTCCTCCAGCCTGACCCCTGCGAAGCCCAAACTGGCCGAGAACTGCCCTGAGCACGACGAGCGGCTGAAGCTGTACTGCAAGGACGACGGCACACTGAGCTGCGTCATCTGCCGTGACTCGCTCAAACACGCCAGTCACAACTTCCTGCCCATCCTGGATGCCGTCGGGGTGTACCGG ACAGAGCTGTCGGCCATCGTGGCCCCATTAGAAGAAGCTCAGAAGGTGACGGAGCAGCTGACTGACGAGCAGAAGGAGAAGGTGGAGCAGCACAAG AGCAACGTCTCCGAGTCCCGGCTCCACATTGTGTCAGAGTTCGAGAAGATGCGCGCGTTCTTTAAGGAACAAGAGGAGAAGCTTCTGGAAAACCTGAAGGAACAAGGCGACAACCTGCTGAAGGAGATGGAGGCCAACGTGATGAAGATGCAGGAGAACCAGGACAACATTAGGCAGACCATCACCATGGCCAACGAGCGAGCTGACGACACAGACTCCATCTCATTCCTCACG ggcATCAAATCGTTCATTGAGAA GTGCCAGGAGCAGCAGAAGGATGTGATGGTGGCTGGGAACACgcttctctccaaggatctgtgTCATGGGACTTTCAAGGGGCCCATCCAGTACGCCGCATGGAAGCTGATGAAATTCTCCATAGTGCCGT GCGTTCAGAGTGCTTCTCCCCAGGGCACAACCAGCGGGGATCCAGTGtcctccatccctatgggacacaGTGACGAATCACTAACGCCACTAATACGCTCCTCCGTTACATCGGCTACCTGGCAGGTCCATG GCATATTTAGGCCAGCTGTCTATATTTTGGGACATTCATATGTCTACCGAGCGGCTAAGAGGGCCGAGCTTTGCCCGGGAGGAAAAAATCTAGGCTTCCAGGGGCTGGAGATCAACTGGAGAGGCTTCGGAGGGCTCCAGTGGCAACGGGTTATCCCAGAAATAGTCAAGATCGCTAAGGTGGCCAATGGGCCGGTGATATTAGTGTTACACGCTGGTGGCAATGATTTGGTTGTACGAAAAGGCAATGAGCTCCGTACGTTGATGACAACAGACATAGAGCGTTTCAAATCTCTTCTACCACAGATGATATTGGTGTGGTCGGAAATCGTGTCACGAGACGTTTGGATCGGAGCACTTGACCCAACAGCCATAGAGCGATCAAGAAGAAAGGTTAATGCGTGGATGGCGAAATTTGTAAGGGAACAAGGCGGCATTGTGGTCCGCCACCATCAGCTGGAAGGAGATAATTCTGCACTATTAAATCCGGATGGAATTCACCTGACGGACGCTGGTCTTGACATATTTTTGTCCAACTTGCAGTTCGGAGTCGAGCAGGCCCTAACGCTGATGGGTGAGGGTCTgagtcctgtgtag